The Fusobacterium necrophorum subsp. necrophorum genome includes the window TTAAACCAAGATTTAGTTTTTAAAGAATTAGGATATGCATTTGTTACCGGAATGTTGGGAGAAGAGTGGAAAAACAAAGACAATCAATCAAAGAATGAAAAAGAAGGGAGATAAAAGATGAAAGCAAAAGGATTAACAATGACCGTGATTTTTGAAGCAGGGAGTGCTAACTATGGAGAATCGGTAGGAAATGTAAGTGCCTTAAAAAAAGTAGCCAGAAATAATGGAGACCAATATACTTATATCTCCAGACAAGCAATTCGCTATAATATTGCAGAACAATTGAATTGTCCATTGGCGGAAGTAAGTGCTGAAGGAAATGCAGACAAAAAAGTGATTCAATTTCATAAGGATGCCACGATTGAAAAATATCCGGAGCTTGATTTTTTTGGATATTTAAAGACGGAGCAAAAGACAGCCGGGAAAAAAAGATCAGCAAAGGTACGTTTATCCCATGCGATATCATTGGAAACGTTTAAGGGTGACTTAGATTTTCTGACCAATAAGGGATTGGCAGACCGTTTACAAGAAAATATGAATATTGCACAGTCAGAAATTCATCAGTCCTATTACAGTTACACTTTAACGGTAGACTTAGATCAAATAGGGATTGATGAAGTGGAAAAGATTTATTTGCCGAAA containing:
- the cas7i gene encoding type I-B CRISPR-associated protein Cas7/Cst2/DevR, yielding MKAKGLTMTVIFEAGSANYGESVGNVSALKKVARNNGDQYTYISRQAIRYNIAEQLNCPLAEVSAEGNADKKVIQFHKDATIEKYPELDFFGYLKTEQKTAGKKRSAKVRLSHAISLETFKGDLDFLTNKGLADRLQENMNIAQSEIHQSYYSYTLTVDLDQIGIDEVEKIYLPKEEKSNRVTQLLDTISMLYRDIRGRREDLKPLFAIGGVYDIKNPVFQNAVEVKNNVINISLLQNILPESMKEQTICGLVEGKFRNDKQLKEGLGAVPMPKFFETLKKEVQSYYESC